Proteins encoded together in one uncultured Fibrobacter sp. window:
- the ribH gene encoding 6,7-dimethyl-8-ribityllumazine synthase: MNEIKNSLNGSGLKVAIAVARFNEVVTDKLLEGAVRQLELLGVADKDITVVHVPGAFELPGVCRRLADSGKYSAVMALGAVIRGETSHYDVVVNASTGGIANIAAEGKLPVILGILTTDTVDQAMNRAGLKAGNLGSSWASTAVEMANLYKTI; encoded by the coding sequence GTGAACGAAATCAAGAATTCCCTCAATGGTAGTGGCCTCAAGGTGGCAATCGCCGTTGCCCGCTTTAACGAGGTCGTGACCGACAAGCTCCTGGAAGGGGCTGTGCGTCAGCTTGAACTGCTCGGTGTAGCAGACAAGGACATCACGGTCGTGCATGTGCCGGGCGCATTCGAACTCCCGGGCGTGTGCCGTCGCCTCGCTGACAGCGGCAAGTACAGTGCCGTGATGGCGCTGGGGGCCGTGATTCGCGGCGAAACCAGCCACTACGACGTGGTGGTGAATGCGTCTACCGGCGGTATTGCTAACATCGCTGCCGAAGGCAAGCTCCCCGTGATTCTTGGAATCCTCACCACCGATACCGTGGACCAGGCTATGAATCGTGCAGGCCTCAAGGCCGGCAACCTCGGCTCCAGCTGGGCATCTACCGCCGTTGAAATGGCAAACCTTTACAAGACCATCTAA
- a CDS encoding glycosyltransferase family 2 protein — MDLSLVIPVKEESENLPELFKEIVAAIEPTGFTFEVIVIDDGSRDNTWEVVESLSKEYSFVRAFRFQFNCGKAAGLAFGFSKARGRYVATLDGDLQDDPLEIPKMIKILEDGYDLVSGWKIRRLDPWHKTWPSKLFNLTVSIVCGQRLHDFNCGIKAYRSSVVRFIHLYGDYHRFIPVMAKWQGFRITEMPVAHRARIHGVSKYGVSRLVSGFLDLVSLMFMRSFASKPLHFFGLLGLIFMLVGFGISGYFGYEWFQTGALHVRPLLLAGGFSLVMGVQFISLGLLGEMMNGSKKQSYPVAESIREIVDLS, encoded by the coding sequence ATGGATTTGAGTCTTGTTATTCCGGTCAAGGAAGAAAGCGAGAACCTTCCCGAGCTTTTTAAGGAAATTGTTGCTGCCATCGAGCCGACAGGCTTTACCTTCGAGGTCATCGTCATTGATGACGGTAGCCGTGACAATACCTGGGAAGTGGTGGAGTCTTTGTCCAAGGAGTATTCTTTTGTCCGAGCTTTCCGCTTCCAGTTCAACTGCGGTAAGGCGGCCGGACTAGCTTTTGGATTCTCCAAGGCTCGCGGCCGCTACGTCGCCACTTTGGATGGCGACTTGCAAGATGATCCGCTTGAAATCCCGAAGATGATCAAGATTCTCGAAGACGGCTACGACCTGGTTTCTGGCTGGAAGATCCGTCGCCTGGATCCTTGGCATAAGACTTGGCCCTCCAAGCTCTTTAACTTGACGGTTTCGATTGTGTGCGGTCAGCGCTTGCACGACTTTAACTGCGGTATTAAGGCATATCGCAGTTCCGTGGTGCGCTTTATTCACCTGTACGGCGATTACCACCGCTTTATTCCAGTGATGGCCAAATGGCAGGGTTTCCGCATTACCGAAATGCCGGTGGCTCACCGCGCCCGTATTCATGGTGTTTCCAAGTACGGCGTGTCCCGCCTGGTATCTGGATTCCTGGATCTGGTTTCCTTGATGTTCATGCGCAGCTTTGCCTCGAAGCCGCTCCATTTCTTTGGACTCTTGGGCCTTATCTTTATGCTCGTCGGTTTCGGCATCTCGGGCTATTTCGGCTATGAATGGTTCCAGACAGGCGCTCTCCATGTGCGTCCGCTTCTTTTGGCAGGCGGATTCTCGCTGGTGATGGGCGTGCAGTTCATTTCGCTTGGTCTTTTGGGCGAAATGATGAACGGAAGCAAGAAACAGAGCTATCCGGTGGCCGAATCGATACGTGAAATTGTAGATTTGAGTTAG
- a CDS encoding polyprenol monophosphomannose synthase, producing the protein MAYPKSLVIVPTYNEKENIMLIMSAILEQNECLEILVVDDGSPDGTGDMVEEETKKNPRVHLIRRKGKMGLGSAYVTGFKWALERDYERVFEMDADFSHAPTDLNRFLETAEDADLVLGSRYQNHRISVVNWDLRRLILSYGANVYTRIVTGLPISDATGGFKCFRREALQALNLDKMKSDGYCFQIETTFKIWKKGLRVKEIPIIFTDRTRGTSKMSGGIISEAFFLVLKLRLGLA; encoded by the coding sequence ATGGCGTACCCTAAAAGTCTTGTAATTGTTCCGACTTATAATGAGAAAGAAAATATCATGCTCATTATGTCGGCTATTTTGGAACAGAACGAATGCTTGGAAATCCTGGTGGTTGACGATGGCAGTCCCGATGGTACGGGCGACATGGTCGAAGAAGAAACCAAGAAGAATCCGCGCGTTCACTTGATTCGCCGCAAGGGCAAAATGGGGCTTGGCTCCGCCTATGTGACTGGTTTTAAGTGGGCTCTCGAACGCGATTACGAACGCGTGTTCGAAATGGATGCCGACTTTAGCCACGCTCCGACCGACCTGAACCGTTTTTTGGAAACGGCCGAAGATGCCGATCTCGTACTCGGTAGCCGCTACCAGAATCACCGCATTAGTGTGGTGAACTGGGATTTGCGCCGCCTTATTCTGAGCTACGGTGCAAACGTTTACACCCGCATTGTGACGGGACTCCCGATTAGCGATGCTACGGGTGGTTTCAAGTGCTTCCGTCGTGAAGCTCTGCAGGCTTTGAACCTCGACAAAATGAAGAGCGATGGTTACTGCTTCCAGATTGAAACGACTTTCAAAATTTGGAAAAAGGGTTTGCGAGTCAAGGAAATTCCTATCATCTTTACGGACCGTACTCGCGGTACATCCAAGATGAGTGGCGGTATTATTTCCGAAGCTTTCTTCTTGGTTCTTAAACTCCGCTTGGGACTCGCATAA
- a CDS encoding DUF2723 domain-containing protein, whose protein sequence is MKHIFAGIAAFVALIVYVLTMAPTVSFWDCGEFVACANTLGIPHPPGTPFFVFLARAVIVLLPFVGEIAKRVNYISVVSSAATVYVTALFAWELLATVLKTDALAEKISSKVRTAVLGSAALVAGFLLTFSDTFWFNAVEAEVYGIAMLILMLVSYLGLVWYNKRNEEYSDRILIFICYIAFLGVGAHLYTMLTVPAVFALLLVAEPKKIVERIPIWITGTLLCSVIYMVSAFIEISFICLIALSILCLAKPIKNKGVQRSMRLSLAFAFFALIGYSTHLYIPIRSELNPIIDENDPEINIRDEQGNLQLGNLFKDENWVAFNNFIERKQYGSESMISRAFYRRSRISHQFLSFPHMGYGGYQMAQYLPYKVGDVNYANGVYTFDAADNQPVERFGIKFPTQMSFMGDATLPQFMMFLLFNGLLVMVCVFVWKRNRNVGVFVSVLYALCSLGLLFYINFADGTRMEQRDHDYWVSVMSRNVQDLNSRGMGISALPDPNELIDMRQNIEHAKIRLETLKARGANEARLADIQREIDGYTNSAVWQNWQKIESGFAQVGSRAPFPDAVHLEVRERDYFYTPAFIVMSMIYGIGAGILVFLVATSSFAAFANPVAAALVAVSFLVPCISNYKEHDRSGLWVPWDYAFNLLNSCRPNAILFTNGDNDTFPLWFAQEVAGVRKDVRVVNLSLGNTDWYIKQMLDNEPILKLSYDKAAIDRDMVLDNSSASNPNHQVSTWVKNAQRLMPQLKNRIDAMEGQELSSADSAKLLQFKVHYQVWDAFTEWAARTRSGMMLTQHKLVIDLALQNMDKPIEISTTVGTSNFMGLEKYMVQEGMVYNFVKGDLTPKRNSFDSKFTANLIDSVFKFRGLGDGTAYINGETERLLSGYVSLYLQISFDARDKISTLRNTHPFTAERKAQVDSIAASAGKYLEMGMKQFPSEWRNYWAAAFVYEAAGQKAKAQDAVNRGLENVPAYEDGGRARLMMAARQIEQLSDEPLKVEEPVPAAPADSLQKDSANEPAVVAAK, encoded by the coding sequence ATGAAACATATCTTCGCAGGCATTGCAGCATTTGTGGCACTGATCGTGTATGTGCTGACAATGGCTCCTACGGTAAGCTTCTGGGATTGCGGCGAATTTGTCGCCTGTGCCAATACCTTGGGTATTCCGCATCCTCCTGGAACTCCGTTCTTCGTGTTCCTTGCCCGTGCAGTCATCGTGCTGCTCCCGTTCGTGGGTGAAATCGCAAAGCGCGTGAACTACATCTCGGTGGTGAGCTCCGCGGCGACTGTCTACGTGACGGCTCTCTTTGCCTGGGAACTCCTCGCAACCGTGCTCAAGACGGATGCCTTGGCTGAAAAGATTTCCAGTAAGGTTCGCACGGCCGTGCTCGGCTCTGCCGCTCTCGTGGCCGGTTTCCTCCTGACCTTCTCGGACACCTTCTGGTTCAATGCTGTCGAAGCCGAAGTTTACGGCATCGCCATGTTGATCTTGATGCTTGTGTCTTATCTCGGTCTCGTTTGGTACAACAAGCGTAACGAAGAATATAGCGACCGCATTCTGATTTTCATTTGCTACATCGCCTTCCTCGGCGTGGGCGCTCACCTTTACACCATGCTTACGGTTCCTGCCGTGTTTGCGCTCTTGCTCGTGGCCGAACCCAAGAAGATTGTAGAACGCATTCCTATCTGGATTACGGGTACGCTCCTTTGCTCCGTGATCTACATGGTGTCTGCATTTATTGAAATCTCTTTCATCTGCTTGATTGCTCTTTCGATTCTTTGCCTTGCAAAGCCTATCAAGAACAAGGGTGTGCAGCGCAGCATGCGTCTGTCCTTGGCATTTGCTTTCTTTGCCCTGATTGGTTACAGCACGCACCTCTACATTCCGATCCGTTCGGAATTGAACCCGATTATCGACGAAAACGATCCTGAAATCAACATCCGCGATGAACAAGGCAACCTCCAGCTGGGTAACCTGTTCAAGGATGAAAACTGGGTCGCCTTCAATAACTTCATTGAACGTAAGCAGTACGGCTCCGAAAGCATGATTAGTCGTGCCTTCTATCGTCGTTCTCGCATTAGCCACCAGTTCCTCTCCTTCCCGCACATGGGTTACGGTGGATACCAGATGGCTCAGTACCTGCCGTATAAGGTGGGCGATGTGAACTACGCCAACGGCGTCTATACCTTCGATGCTGCCGACAACCAGCCGGTGGAACGTTTCGGTATCAAGTTCCCCACACAGATGAGCTTCATGGGCGATGCAACGCTCCCGCAGTTCATGATGTTCTTGCTCTTTAACGGCCTTTTGGTGATGGTTTGCGTGTTTGTCTGGAAGCGCAACCGCAACGTGGGCGTGTTCGTTTCTGTACTTTATGCTCTCTGCTCTCTCGGCCTGTTGTTCTACATCAACTTTGCCGACGGCACTCGCATGGAACAGCGCGATCATGACTACTGGGTGTCTGTGATGAGCCGCAATGTTCAAGACCTGAACAGCCGCGGCATGGGTATTTCGGCTCTGCCGGACCCGAACGAACTCATCGATATGCGCCAGAATATCGAACATGCCAAGATCCGCCTGGAAACGCTCAAGGCCCGTGGTGCAAACGAAGCTCGTCTTGCCGATATCCAGCGTGAAATCGATGGCTATACCAATTCCGCTGTTTGGCAGAACTGGCAGAAGATTGAAAGCGGCTTTGCCCAGGTGGGTAGCCGTGCTCCGTTCCCCGATGCTGTGCACCTGGAAGTGCGTGAACGTGACTACTTCTATACTCCGGCATTCATTGTCATGAGCATGATTTACGGTATCGGTGCCGGTATCCTGGTGTTCCTGGTTGCAACGTCTAGCTTTGCTGCCTTTGCCAACCCGGTGGCTGCAGCCTTGGTTGCTGTGTCCTTCCTGGTACCTTGCATTTCGAACTACAAGGAACACGACCGCTCTGGCCTTTGGGTTCCTTGGGATTACGCCTTCAACCTGCTCAATAGCTGCCGCCCGAATGCCATTCTCTTTACGAATGGTGACAACGATACCTTCCCGCTGTGGTTTGCTCAGGAAGTGGCCGGCGTGCGTAAGGACGTTCGCGTGGTGAACCTCTCGCTTGGTAATACCGACTGGTACATCAAGCAGATGCTCGACAACGAGCCGATTCTCAAGCTCAGCTACGACAAGGCCGCTATCGACCGCGACATGGTGCTCGACAACAGCTCTGCTTCTAACCCGAACCATCAGGTTTCTACTTGGGTCAAGAACGCTCAGCGCCTTATGCCGCAGCTCAAGAACCGCATTGACGCTATGGAAGGTCAGGAACTTTCTTCGGCCGATTCTGCAAAGCTCTTGCAGTTCAAGGTGCATTATCAGGTGTGGGATGCCTTTACGGAATGGGCTGCCCGTACTCGTAGCGGCATGATGCTCACACAGCACAAGTTGGTGATTGACCTTGCTCTCCAGAACATGGACAAGCCGATTGAAATTTCGACGACTGTCGGTACTTCCAACTTCATGGGCCTTGAAAAGTACATGGTCCAGGAAGGCATGGTCTACAACTTCGTGAAGGGTGATTTGACCCCGAAGCGTAACTCCTTCGATTCCAAGTTCACGGCCAACTTGATTGATTCTGTATTCAAGTTCCGCGGCCTAGGCGACGGTACTGCCTATATCAATGGCGAAACCGAACGCCTGCTCTCTGGCTACGTGTCGCTCTACTTGCAGATTTCTTTCGATGCACGCGACAAGATTTCGACGCTCCGCAACACGCATCCGTTTACTGCCGAAAGAAAGGCTCAGGTCGACAGCATTGCCGCTTCTGCTGGCAAGTACCTCGAAATGGGCATGAAGCAGTTCCCGAGCGAATGGCGTAACTACTGGGCTGCAGCATTCGTTTACGAAGCCGCTGGCCAGAAGGCTAAGGCCCAGGATGCGGTGAATCGCGGTCTTGAAAATGTTCCGGCTTACGAAGATGGCGGTCGTGCTCGTCTCATGATGGCTGCTCGCCAGATTGAACAGTTGTCCGACGAACCTTTGAAGGTTGAAGAACCTGTGCCGGCTGCTCCGGCCGATTCCCTCCAAAAAGATTCTGCTAACGAACCTGCTGTAGTAGCTGCTAAGTAA
- a CDS encoding bifunctional 3,4-dihydroxy-2-butanone-4-phosphate synthase/GTP cyclohydrolase II produces MTLLNTIEEAIEDFKNGKFLIVVDDEDRENEGDFVIAAEKITPEKVNFMLHEGRGVLCAPLPIKRCHELNLTRQTAENTSILGTPFTIMVDKIEGCTTGVSAHDRAATILALSDPNSKPSDFGRPGHISPLYAQEEGVLRRAGHTEAAVDLAKLAGLRPAAALIEIMNEDGTMARMPQLQEVAKKFNLKIISIRDLIDYRLKNEKLVQRVAAPHVSTKYGDFTAYAYKSKTDGVEHVAWVAGNPDFSKPVYVRVHSECLTGDIFGSLRCDCGEQLAAAMKFIGEHGGVFLYMRGQEGRGIGLCNKLRAYELQEKGMDTVEANLHLGFKSDLRQYGTGAQILADLGVKEMRLLTNNPSKISGITAYGLKIVERVPIEIKPNKENLFYLLTKQKKMGHQLHVDAAAEANLKEDK; encoded by the coding sequence GTGACCTTGCTTAATACGATTGAAGAGGCCATAGAAGATTTTAAGAACGGCAAGTTTTTGATTGTGGTCGATGACGAAGACCGCGAAAACGAAGGCGACTTTGTCATCGCCGCCGAAAAGATTACGCCCGAAAAGGTGAACTTCATGCTCCACGAAGGCCGTGGCGTGCTTTGCGCACCGCTCCCGATCAAGCGTTGCCATGAACTGAACCTCACGCGGCAGACCGCCGAGAATACCTCGATTTTGGGAACGCCCTTTACCATCATGGTCGATAAAATTGAAGGCTGCACTACGGGTGTATCCGCTCATGATCGTGCGGCGACGATTCTTGCACTTTCTGACCCGAATTCCAAGCCCAGCGACTTCGGCAGGCCGGGGCATATTTCGCCCCTGTACGCCCAGGAAGAGGGCGTACTCCGTCGCGCAGGCCATACCGAAGCGGCTGTAGATTTGGCAAAGCTTGCGGGCCTGCGCCCGGCGGCCGCCTTGATCGAAATCATGAACGAAGACGGCACGATGGCTCGTATGCCGCAGCTTCAGGAAGTCGCGAAGAAGTTTAACCTCAAGATTATCTCGATCCGCGACCTCATCGACTATCGCTTGAAAAATGAAAAGCTCGTGCAGCGCGTAGCCGCCCCGCACGTGTCGACCAAGTACGGCGACTTTACCGCCTACGCTTACAAGAGCAAGACCGACGGCGTAGAACATGTGGCTTGGGTCGCTGGTAACCCCGACTTCAGCAAGCCGGTGTACGTGCGCGTGCATAGCGAATGCCTTACGGGCGATATCTTTGGTAGCCTGCGTTGCGATTGTGGCGAGCAGCTGGCCGCCGCCATGAAGTTCATTGGCGAGCACGGCGGCGTGTTCCTTTACATGCGCGGTCAAGAAGGCCGTGGAATCGGTCTCTGCAACAAGCTCCGCGCTTACGAACTGCAAGAAAAGGGCATGGACACGGTCGAAGCGAACTTGCACCTTGGGTTCAAGTCGGACCTGCGCCAGTACGGTACGGGCGCCCAGATTCTGGCAGACCTCGGCGTCAAGGAAATGCGACTCCTCACGAACAACCCGAGCAAGATTTCGGGCATTACGGCCTATGGCCTTAAAATTGTGGAACGCGTGCCGATCGAAATTAAGCCGAACAAGGAAAACTTGTTCTACCTGCTCACAAAGCAGAAGAAGATGGGACACCAGCTGCACGTGGATGCCGCTGCCGAAGCGAATTTGAAAGAGGATAAGTAA
- a CDS encoding riboflavin synthase — MFTGIIQSTGEIVSIESRGDALTMRLKSPGFFKNCKLGDSVANDGVCLSIESCTDDEATFCLMHQTVENTGFKQAAVGKLVNLELPCRADSFMGGHFVMGHVDCITEVIKVTPRETGVEVDLKLPADLRRYVIRRGSISLNGISLTVAEKFEDSIRVCIIPETLARTNLRNWVPGTIVNVEVDMLGKYIENYLKERDLA, encoded by the coding sequence ATGTTTACGGGTATTATTCAATCTACCGGTGAAATCGTTTCTATTGAAAGTAGGGGCGATGCGCTTACCATGCGCCTTAAGTCACCGGGCTTTTTTAAGAATTGTAAGTTGGGCGACAGTGTCGCTAACGATGGTGTGTGTCTTTCCATTGAATCTTGTACCGATGACGAAGCGACTTTTTGCCTGATGCACCAGACGGTGGAAAATACGGGCTTTAAGCAGGCCGCTGTCGGTAAGTTGGTGAATTTGGAACTTCCGTGTCGTGCAGACAGCTTTATGGGCGGTCATTTTGTGATGGGCCATGTGGACTGCATTACCGAAGTCATCAAGGTGACTCCGCGCGAAACGGGTGTCGAAGTGGACTTGAAGCTCCCTGCAGACCTGCGTCGCTACGTGATTCGCCGCGGTTCGATTTCTCTCAACGGAATCAGCCTGACGGTCGCTGAAAAGTTTGAAGATTCCATTCGCGTGTGCATTATCCCTGAAACGCTTGCCCGCACGAACCTGCGCAACTGGGTTCCGGGTACGATTGTGAATGTGGAAGTCGACATGCTCGGCAAGTATATTGAAAATTATCTGAAGGAACGTGACCTTGCTTAA
- the orn gene encoding oligoribonuclease has protein sequence MKSAPNLVWMDLEMSGLEPERDVILEIATIVTDPNLNILAEGPVLAIHQTENVFEGMDDWNKRHHTQSGLVERCRKSTLTMADADKMTLDFIKPFTTERGNVLCGNSITQDRRFLYKYMPLLTGWLNYRNIDVSSIKELTFRWYPDLPEFQKMEKHQALDDIRESIAELEYYRKTIFK, from the coding sequence ATTAAAAGCGCACCGAACCTCGTCTGGATGGACCTCGAAATGTCGGGTCTTGAGCCGGAGAGGGACGTCATTCTCGAAATAGCGACGATCGTAACCGACCCGAACTTGAATATTTTGGCCGAAGGGCCTGTCTTGGCGATTCACCAGACTGAAAACGTTTTTGAAGGCATGGACGACTGGAATAAGCGTCACCACACCCAGAGTGGACTCGTGGAACGCTGCCGTAAGTCGACACTCACCATGGCCGACGCCGACAAGATGACCCTTGACTTCATCAAGCCCTTCACCACCGAACGCGGAAACGTGCTCTGCGGAAATTCCATTACGCAGGACAGGCGTTTTCTGTACAAGTACATGCCGCTTTTGACCGGCTGGCTGAATTACAGGAACATCGACGTGAGTTCTATCAAGGAACTGACCTTCCGCTGGTACCCGGACCTGCCAGAATTCCAAAAGATGGAAAAGCACCAGGCCCTGGACGATATCCGCGAAAGCATTGCCGAACTCGAATACTACCGCAAGACGATTTTTAAGTAA
- a CDS encoding nucleotidyltransferase family protein, translating to MESLNKLLRMAVSPECNPQIFDCKLDESEWEKVHSESLRHLVAAVVYRAVRNLPKEKRPPLELMFQWASEAETVKGHNELLNAEAAKYTELFAAKGRKTAVLKGAANARLYPDPFMRHAGDIDLWVEGGRKSVVALVKEMGYELDKTGENAPHHVHLLNTGKVSVEVHFKPSSGVLCPLANARLQRYLKREILNTEHVPEGFWSPSIKFALVMQLAHLQRHFFGEGVGLKQFVDYVILLQHSTAEDRREVASKLGSFGLKRMAGAFMWAMQEVFGLEIDYMLVPPNKKLGKKVLAEVYDSGNFGFSRINAKDLHGMNFVLRWFTNRWKSIRLMPYSPFEVFWHEIEYWKDFAKSIPFRIKQRRVSIWDLYH from the coding sequence ATGGAGTCTTTGAATAAGTTGCTGCGAATGGCTGTTTCGCCCGAGTGTAATCCGCAGATATTTGATTGTAAATTAGATGAATCTGAATGGGAAAAGGTTCATTCGGAAAGCTTGCGTCATTTGGTGGCGGCGGTTGTTTACCGAGCCGTCCGTAATCTGCCTAAAGAAAAACGCCCCCCGTTAGAATTGATGTTTCAGTGGGCGAGTGAGGCGGAAACTGTCAAAGGGCATAATGAACTTTTGAATGCGGAAGCTGCGAAGTATACGGAACTGTTTGCTGCGAAGGGGCGTAAAACGGCTGTCTTGAAAGGGGCTGCCAATGCAAGACTTTACCCGGATCCGTTTATGCGACATGCGGGGGATATTGACTTGTGGGTCGAAGGTGGCCGGAAAAGCGTTGTCGCTCTTGTGAAAGAGATGGGTTATGAACTTGATAAGACTGGTGAAAATGCCCCGCATCATGTTCATTTGCTCAATACGGGTAAAGTTTCTGTTGAGGTTCATTTTAAGCCATCTTCAGGAGTCTTGTGCCCGCTTGCGAATGCCCGTCTGCAACGTTATCTGAAACGCGAAATCTTGAATACGGAGCATGTGCCCGAAGGTTTTTGGTCGCCGTCAATCAAGTTTGCTCTTGTTATGCAATTGGCTCACCTTCAAAGGCATTTTTTCGGTGAGGGCGTTGGACTCAAGCAGTTTGTCGATTATGTTATCTTGTTGCAGCATTCTACAGCCGAAGACCGTCGCGAAGTTGCCTCAAAATTGGGGAGTTTTGGCCTTAAGCGCATGGCTGGTGCCTTTATGTGGGCCATGCAAGAAGTTTTTGGCCTGGAAATAGATTATATGCTTGTGCCGCCCAATAAAAAACTGGGAAAAAAGGTACTTGCTGAGGTTTACGATAGCGGAAACTTCGGCTTTAGTCGTATAAATGCCAAGGACTTGCATGGAATGAACTTTGTTCTGCGCTGGTTTACGAATCGCTGGAAGTCGATTCGGCTTATGCCTTATTCGCCGTTCGAGGTGTTTTGGCATGAAATAGAGTATTGGAAAGACTTTGCTAAATCGATTCCGTTTAGAATCAAACAGCGTCGCGTTTCTATTTGGGACTTGTACCATTAG
- the fabF gene encoding beta-ketoacyl-ACP synthase II: MEEVVITGMGCVSALGNTPELLWNNLLEGKSGLATIDRFDITNYPIKIAAAVKEFDGSEYITPRDSSRLSRCIQYAVYASFQALKNAGISPENEDPTRSGVIIGSGIGGMQIYSDSVVALDKRGPGRVSPFFIPMSIVNMPAGEVSNRTGWMGPCYAVVSACATSNHSIAAAYDQIRLGRADIMLAGGTDETVNNVALAGFTSMKALSKRNDDPTTASRPFDKDRDGFVIGEGSGILVLESLTHAKKRGANILARVAGIGMSADAHHMSAPREDGEGVRLAIEMALREAGISPKDVGYVNTHGTSTPLGDVAECSALEKVFAGATDNLKVNSSKCMIGHALGAAGALEAIITVKSLQNQMIHATTNVFNQDERIHLDVCANKNTSHSFNYAMSDSFGFGGQNSVLLLGRN, from the coding sequence ATGGAAGAAGTTGTAATTACAGGTATGGGGTGCGTTTCCGCCCTCGGCAATACGCCGGAACTCCTTTGGAACAACCTGCTGGAAGGTAAATCCGGACTCGCAACGATCGATCGCTTCGATATCACCAACTATCCGATTAAGATAGCTGCTGCCGTCAAGGAATTCGATGGTTCCGAATATATTACCCCGCGCGATTCGTCCCGTCTGTCCAGGTGCATCCAGTACGCTGTGTATGCCTCTTTCCAGGCTCTTAAGAACGCCGGTATTTCCCCCGAAAACGAAGATCCGACCCGCTCTGGCGTGATTATCGGTTCCGGTATCGGTGGCATGCAGATTTATAGCGACTCTGTCGTGGCCCTTGACAAGCGTGGCCCGGGTCGTGTGTCTCCGTTCTTTATTCCGATGTCTATCGTGAACATGCCCGCTGGCGAAGTTTCCAACCGCACTGGCTGGATGGGTCCCTGCTACGCAGTGGTTTCCGCTTGCGCAACCTCTAACCACTCCATCGCCGCCGCTTACGACCAGATCCGTCTCGGCCGCGCCGATATCATGCTCGCCGGTGGTACCGACGAAACCGTGAACAATGTCGCTCTCGCTGGCTTTACTTCCATGAAGGCTTTGAGCAAGCGCAATGACGACCCGACGACGGCTTCTCGTCCGTTCGACAAGGACCGTGATGGTTTCGTGATTGGTGAAGGTTCTGGCATTCTCGTTCTCGAAAGCCTTACGCATGCTAAGAAGCGTGGCGCCAACATTCTCGCCCGCGTGGCCGGCATCGGCATGAGCGCTGACGCTCACCACATGTCCGCCCCGCGTGAAGACGGCGAAGGCGTCCGCCTCGCTATCGAAATGGCTCTCCGCGAAGCCGGTATTTCCCCGAAGGATGTGGGCTACGTGAATACCCACGGTACTTCGACCCCGCTCGGCGACGTTGCTGAATGCTCCGCCCTCGAAAAGGTCTTTGCCGGCGCTACCGACAACCTCAAGGTGAACTCCTCCAAGTGCATGATCGGCCACGCTCTCGGCGCTGCTGGTGCTCTCGAAGCCATCATCACCGTGAAGTCCTTGCAGAATCAGATGATTCATGCGACCACGAACGTGTTCAACCAGGACGAACGCATCCACCTCGATGTGTGCGCCAACAAGAACACCAGCCACTCGTTCAACTACGCCATGTCCGACAGCTTCGGCTTCGGTGGCCAGAACAGCGTGCTGCTCCTCGGTCGCAACTAA
- the nusB gene encoding transcription antitermination factor NusB: MKVSYRPARVFAMQLLYAMEITGQTAGEALPGVLESQPLHAEQKKYGMKLVDLVQAHREELDENIKAAAAHWELDRMASLDRIVLRIAMVELSYIPEIPMKVAITEAVQIAAKYSTDNSDSFVNGLLTGFMRNRGMVVTEPKEK; the protein is encoded by the coding sequence ATGAAAGTAAGTTACAGACCCGCCCGTGTTTTTGCCATGCAGCTCTTGTATGCCATGGAAATTACGGGCCAGACCGCAGGGGAGGCTCTTCCGGGAGTGCTCGAATCCCAGCCCCTTCACGCTGAACAGAAAAAGTATGGAATGAAGCTGGTGGACCTGGTGCAGGCCCATCGCGAAGAACTCGACGAAAACATCAAGGCCGCGGCCGCCCACTGGGAACTGGACCGCATGGCAAGCCTTGACCGCATTGTGCTCCGCATTGCGATGGTCGAACTTTCTTACATCCCCGAAATCCCGATGAAGGTCGCCATTACCGAAGCGGTGCAGATTGCCGCCAAGTACAGCACCGACAATTCGGATTCTTTCGTGAACGGCCTTTTGACTGGCTTTATGCGTAACCGTGGCATGGTTGTCACCGAACCCAAGGAAAAGTAA